A genomic region of Deinococcus reticulitermitis contains the following coding sequences:
- a CDS encoding DsbA family oxidoreductase yields MSKAVTEVYFDFLCPYAWRGVELAGVLRQDGEAFALRHFSLVQGNHKENEKDVQWWLTDQPLGEGDRFQQQSLPAFLAAHAVREQGEEATWRFTLALFRAHHEHKKPLDEAAIGEAAQQAGLDLGAFTAAREAEAGLRASLRADLAEAHEIGVFGTPTFVRPDGSAAYFRLENLTRDAQEAREWWKLYGAVLDSPAGIATIKRAKRRPALKR; encoded by the coding sequence ATGTCCAAAGCTGTCACCGAGGTGTACTTCGATTTTCTGTGTCCCTACGCCTGGCGCGGGGTGGAACTCGCCGGGGTGCTGCGCCAGGATGGCGAGGCTTTCGCGCTGCGTCACTTCTCGCTCGTACAGGGCAACCACAAGGAGAACGAGAAGGACGTGCAGTGGTGGCTCACCGACCAGCCGCTTGGGGAGGGCGACCGCTTTCAGCAGCAGAGCTTGCCGGCCTTCCTTGCGGCCCACGCCGTCAGGGAGCAGGGCGAGGAGGCCACCTGGCGCTTCACGCTGGCCCTGTTCCGCGCGCACCACGAGCACAAAAAGCCGCTCGACGAGGCTGCCATCGGGGAAGCGGCGCAGCAGGCGGGCCTGGACCTGGGCGCTTTCACGGCGGCGCGTGAGGCCGAGGCCGGTCTGCGCGCGAGCCTGCGGGCCGATTTGGCCGAGGCGCATGAGATCGGCGTCTTCGGCACCCCGACTTTCGTGCGTCCGGACGGAAGCGCCGCCTATTTCCGCCTCGAGAACCTCACGCGTGATGCGCAAGAGGCGCGCGAGTGGTGGAAGCTCTACGGCGCAGTGCTCGACAGCCCAGCCGGCATCGCCACGATCAAACGGGCCAAACGGCGCCCTGCCTTGAAGCGCTGA